A portion of the Shewanella sp. SNU WT4 genome contains these proteins:
- a CDS encoding tryptophan halogenase family protein, protein MTITKIAIVGGGTAGWLAANHLGKALAARRDIELTLIESPQVPTIGVGEGTVPAIRQSLQSFGISETEFIRSCDVTFKQSIKFINWLDKSSHGEHYAYHHLFDRPSSPLDLTPLYLSQLAQSELLPTSYASTNALPTGSEPNAGGFNASSVHYAHLVSAQHQLCESGKAPKSITTPEWQGIAGYAYHLNALKFAQLLASNAKQRFNVNHIRAHIDKVVLGDDGLISGLVTEEHGLVNFDFYIDCSGTEAVLMKALKVPFISVADSLFVDTALAIQVPTAALQTIPPYTLATAHQAGWIWDIALTERRGVGLVYSSRYMNEDEATLKLHRYLGPSSCDMSFRKIAMKVGYLAESWRGNCVALGLAQGFLEPLEATSIMLTDFSAKLLAERLPQDCAQLPLLAGRFNQVMLHAWQRVIDFVKLHYFLSDRSDSQFWLDNRNPAHLSEELQQRLQLWQTSVPLKSDFFSKFEAFDLENYLYVLYGMKYQTQLSGAPSASLRQQAEDVQQLARKWLEYLPEHRDLLERIHKYGLQKN, encoded by the coding sequence ATGACAATAACTAAAATTGCCATAGTGGGCGGCGGCACTGCCGGTTGGTTAGCGGCGAACCATTTAGGTAAAGCGTTAGCAGCGCGGCGCGATATTGAATTGACGTTAATTGAATCGCCGCAGGTGCCCACCATAGGGGTCGGGGAGGGCACAGTACCTGCTATTCGCCAATCGCTGCAATCTTTTGGCATTAGTGAAACTGAGTTTATTCGCAGCTGTGATGTTACCTTTAAGCAATCGATTAAATTTATTAACTGGTTAGATAAGTCGAGCCATGGCGAGCATTATGCTTATCATCATTTGTTTGATAGACCAAGTTCACCCCTTGATTTAACGCCGCTTTATTTAAGCCAACTGGCACAATCTGAGTTGTTACCCACCAGTTATGCATCCACAAACGCCTTGCCAACTGGCTCAGAACCAAATGCTGGTGGATTTAATGCAAGCTCAGTGCATTACGCGCACTTAGTCTCTGCGCAGCATCAGTTATGCGAAAGCGGTAAAGCCCCTAAATCTATTACTACCCCCGAATGGCAAGGAATAGCAGGGTACGCTTATCACCTCAATGCCCTTAAGTTTGCACAGCTTTTGGCCAGTAATGCGAAGCAAAGATTTAACGTTAACCATATACGAGCTCATATCGATAAGGTTGTACTAGGCGATGACGGCTTAATTTCAGGGCTAGTGACAGAGGAGCATGGCCTAGTTAATTTTGATTTTTATATTGATTGCAGTGGCACGGAAGCCGTGCTGATGAAAGCGTTAAAGGTGCCCTTTATCAGTGTGGCAGATAGCTTGTTTGTCGATACAGCGTTAGCTATTCAAGTGCCTACCGCCGCTCTGCAAACGATTCCGCCTTATACATTAGCCACCGCCCATCAAGCGGGTTGGATTTGGGACATTGCCTTAACTGAGCGCCGCGGCGTTGGTTTAGTGTATTCATCGCGGTATATGAATGAAGACGAAGCAACCCTTAAGCTTCATCGTTATCTTGGTCCAAGCAGTTGTGACATGTCGTTTCGAAAAATAGCGATGAAGGTTGGCTATTTAGCTGAAAGTTGGCGCGGCAATTGTGTGGCTTTGGGGCTAGCGCAAGGGTTTCTTGAGCCGCTTGAAGCCACTTCAATTATGCTTACCGATTTTTCGGCTAAGTTATTGGCGGAGCGATTGCCACAAGATTGTGCGCAATTGCCGTTATTGGCTGGGCGCTTTAATCAGGTAATGCTGCATGCTTGGCAGCGAGTGATAGATTTTGTCAAATTGCATTACTTTTTATCCGACCGCAGTGATAGTCAATTTTGGTTAGATAACCGCAATCCTGCGCATTTATCAGAGGAATTACAGCAACGTTTGCAGCTGTGGCAAACCTCAGTGCCTTTGAAATCAGATTTTTTCTCCAAGTTTGAAGCTTTTGATTTAGAAAATTATTTATACGTGCTTTATGGGATGAAGTATCAGACTCAATTAAGCGGAGCCCCATCAGCAAGCCTTAGGCAACAAGCCGAAGACGTGCAGCAATTGGCTCGAAAATGGCTTGAATATTTGCCTGAACATAGGGATTTACTCGAACGCATTCATAAATATGGCTTACAAAAAAATTAA
- a CDS encoding IS256-like element ISSod4 family transposase, with product MTQPFNFEQALKDLQSGKSLTGKDSILGPLIKQLTEAALQAELEQHLAHDPLPNRKNGKTPKTIKHPSGNFELDTPRDRNGTFEPQFIKKNQTTLTDEIERKVLSMFSIGMSYRDINQHVEDMYGINVSNATVSAITDKLIPELKAWQQRPLDSHYPIVWLDAIHYKVKEDGRYVSKAVYTLLALNMKGKKEILGLHLSENEGANYWLSVLTDLNNRGVKDILIACVDGLTGFPEAIASIFPNTETQLCVIHQIRNSMKYVASKHQKAFMADLKPVYRAVSKEAAEMALDELEAKWGDAYPLVINSWRRKWHNLSHYFRYPEHIRKVIYTTNAVEAVHRQFRKLTKTKGAFPNENSLLKLLYAGILNASDKWTMPIHNWSLCLSQLAIYFEGRLDSVLEI from the coding sequence ATGACCCAACCTTTTAACTTCGAACAAGCCCTTAAAGATCTGCAGTCAGGTAAAAGCCTCACAGGTAAAGACAGCATTCTTGGTCCACTGATCAAGCAACTCACTGAAGCGGCTCTCCAGGCTGAGCTTGAGCAGCATTTAGCGCATGATCCTCTGCCTAATCGTAAAAATGGCAAAACCCCTAAGACCATTAAGCATCCGTCCGGTAACTTTGAGTTAGACACCCCTAGAGACCGCAATGGCACTTTTGAACCTCAGTTTATTAAGAAAAATCAAACTACGCTAACCGATGAAATCGAACGTAAAGTGTTATCGATGTTCAGTATAGGTATGAGCTATCGCGATATTAATCAACATGTTGAAGATATGTATGGGATCAATGTATCTAACGCAACAGTCAGTGCTATCACTGATAAACTCATCCCCGAACTTAAAGCGTGGCAACAGCGCCCATTAGATAGCCATTATCCTATCGTTTGGCTTGATGCGATACATTATAAAGTCAAAGAGGATGGGCGTTACGTCAGTAAAGCCGTTTACACATTGTTAGCGCTTAATATGAAAGGAAAAAAGGAAATTTTAGGGCTTCATTTATCCGAAAATGAAGGCGCTAATTACTGGCTATCCGTACTGACCGATCTTAATAATCGTGGTGTAAAAGATATTCTTATCGCCTGTGTTGACGGCTTGACCGGTTTCCCTGAGGCGATAGCCAGTATCTTCCCTAATACGGAAACACAGCTATGTGTTATCCACCAGATCCGCAACTCAATGAAGTATGTCGCCTCAAAACATCAGAAAGCGTTTATGGCTGATTTAAAGCCTGTGTATCGAGCCGTGAGTAAAGAAGCCGCAGAGATGGCATTGGACGAACTGGAGGCCAAATGGGGTGATGCTTATCCGCTGGTAATCAACTCTTGGCGTCGCAAATGGCATAATTTGTCCCATTATTTTAGGTACCCAGAACATATCAGGAAAGTGATTTACACGACCAATGCCGTTGAGGCGGTACATCGCCAATTTAGAAAGCTCACCAAAACCAAAGGTGCTTTTCCTAATGAAAATAGCTTGTTGAAGCTACTTTATGCAGGCATATTAAACGCCTCAGATAAATGGACCATGCCAATCCACAATTGGAGCCTTTGTTTATCTCAGTTAGCGATTTATTTTGAAGGGCGTTTAGATAGCGTGCTAGAAATTTAA